From the genome of Neomonachus schauinslandi chromosome 5, ASM220157v2, whole genome shotgun sequence, one region includes:
- the AKAP3 gene encoding A-kinase anchor protein 3, translated as MSDRVDWLQSQNGVCKVDVFSPGDSQPQDWKMEASTDPIRVLSWLRRDLEKSTAGFQDVKFKPGEPSLGGEMSDLGDPRKGFSVDYYNTTNKGSPGRLHFEMTHRENPIQGASVHLGNGSSVDEVSFYANRLTNLVIAMARKEINERIDGSENKCVHQSLYMGDEPTPNKSLSTVASELVNETVSACSKNATSDKAPGSGDRASGSLQSPPNLKYKTTLKIKESTKESKGPDDKPPSKKSFFYKEVFEFCNAGDAKEGGRSLPGERRMFRGQERPDDFTASVSQGIMTYANSVVSDMMVSIMKTLRIQVKDTTIATILLKKVLLKHAKEVVSDLIDSFMKNLHNVTGTLMTDSDFVSAVKRSLFSHGSQKATDIMDAMLGKLYTVMFAKKPPENIRKTKDKSESYSLVSMKGMGDPKNRNVNFATMKSEGKLREKMYGPASKPEKEKSCAKTLGEHIIKEGLTFWHKNQQKEGRSPGFQRATFTAPNKQYKPVPDIPLGHPLDTCNLSPPMHHQEKPENFMCDSDSWAKDLIVSALLLIQYHLAQGGSMDAQSFLEAAGSTNLPASKSPVVSDESRPKSPQMGGDQEEAEKKDLMSVFFNFIRNLLGETIFKSDRSPEPKVPEQQIKEEYSHHCERPVTPSPSKLSEGDDAGGTFAGLTKMVASQLDGHMNGQMVDYLMDSVMKLCLIIAKFCDSPLAELGDDKSEDASRPTSAFPDSLYECLPVKGTGTAETLLQNAYQAIHNELRDISGQPPEGCAASKMIVSNHSPSDTVQNKQLQAVLQWVAASELNVPILYIAGGDEGIQEKLLQLSAAAVDKGRSVGEVLQSVLRYEKERQLDEALGNVTRLQLLDWLMANL; from the exons ATGTCGGATAGGGTTGACTGGTTACAAAGCCAAAATGGAGTATGCAAAGTTGATGTCTTTTCACCTGGAGACAGCCAACCCCAGGACTGGAAAATG GAAGCCTCAACTGATCCTATCAGAGTGCTCAGCTGGCTCCGCAGAGACTTGGAAAAAAGCACAGCAGGGTTCCAAGATGTTAAGTTCAAGCCTGGAGAACCCTCACTGGGTGGGGAAATGAGCGACTTAGGAGACCCCCGCAAGGGTTTCTCTGTGGACTATTACAATACCACCAACAAGGGCAGTCCAGGACGATTGCACTTTGAGATGACTCACAGAGAGAACCCCATCCAGGGCGCCAGTGTCCATCTCGGTAATGGGAGTTCAGTAGATGAAGTTTCTTTCTATGCTAATCGCCTCACAAATCTAGTCATAGCCATGGCCCGTAAGGAGATCAATGAGAGGATAGATGGTTCTGAAAACAAATGTGTCCATCAGTCCTTGTACATGGGAGATGAACCCACACCCAACAAAAGCTTGAGTACGGTGGCATCAGAACTGGTGAATGAGACTGTCTCTGCATGTTCCAAGAATGCTACCTCAGATAAGGCTCCAGGCTCTGGTGACAGAGCCTCAGGATCATTACAGAGTCCCCCAAATTTGAAATATAAGACCACTCTGAAGATCAAGGAGAGCACCAAGGAAAGCAAGGGTCCAGATGATAAGCCTCCTTCTAAGAAGTCTTTCTTCTACAAGGAAGTGTTTGAATTTTGTAATGCAGGTGATGCCAAAGAGGGTGGAAGGTCCTTACCTGGGGAGAGAAGGATGTTCAGAGGGCAAGAAAGGCCTGATGACTTTACAGCTTCTGTTAGTCAAGGGATCATGACCTATGCTAACAGTGTGGTATCTGATATGATGGTTTCCATCATGAAGACACTGAGGATCCAAGTGAAGGACACAACCATTGCCACCATTCTGCTAAAGAAGGTACTGCTCAAGCATGCAAAAGAGGTAGTCTCAGATCTTATTGATTCCTTCATGAAGAACCTCCACAATGTCACAGGGACCCTCATGACTGATTCAGACTTTGTCTCAGCTGTAAAAAGAAGTTTATTCTCTCACGGAAGCCAGAAGGCCACAGATATCATGGATGCCATGCTGGGTAAGCTATACACTGTAATGTTTGCAAAGAAACCCCCTGAAAATATCAGGAAAACTAAGGACAAGTCTGAGAGTTACTCCCTTGTCTCCATGAAAGGAATGGGTGACCCTAAAAACCGAAATGTAAACTTTGCAACCATGAAATCTGAAGGTAAATTGAGGGAAAAAATGTACGGCCCTGCATccaaaccagagaaggagaagtCTTGTGCCAAAACTCTGGGTGAACACATTATCAAAGAGGGATTGACCTTTTGgcataaaaatcaacaaaaagaaggaagatctcCAGGTTTCCAAAGGGCAACATTTACAGCTCCCAACAAACAGTACAAGCCTGTACCAGACATTCCTCTGGGACATCCTTTGGATACTTGCAACCTCAGTCCCCCTATGCATCACCAAGAGAAACCTGAGAATTTTATGTGTGATTCAGATTCCTGGGCCAAGGACCTGATCGTATCTGCCTTACTTCTGATTCAATACCACCTGGCCCAGGGAGGAAGCATGGATGCACAGAGCTTCCTTGAAGCTGCTGGCAGCACCAACTTGCCTGCCAGCAAGTCCCCTGTAGTTTCTGATGAGTCCCGCCCTAAGTCTCCTCAAATGGGAGGTGACCaagaagaagcagaaaagaagGATCTAATGAGTGTTTTCTTTAACTTCATCCGGAATTTGCTTGGTGAGACTATTTTCAAGAGTGACCGTAGCCCTGAACCCAAGGTGCCAGAACAGCAAATTAAGGAAGAATATAGCCACCACTGTGAAAGACCTGTAACCCCTTCTCCCAGCAAATTAAGTGAAGGCGATGATGCTGGTGGTACCTTTGCTGGGCTGACCAAGATGGTTGCTAGCCAGCTAGATGGCCACATGAATGGGCAAATGGTAGACTATCTGATGGACTCAGTGATGAAGTTATGTCTCATTATTGCCAAGTTCTGTGACTCTCCCTTGGCAGAGCTGGGAGATGATAAGTCTGAGGATGCGAGCAGGCCAACTTCAGCCTTCCCAGATAGTTTATATGAGTGCTTACCAGTCAAGGGCACAGGGACAGCAGAGACTCTCCTGCAGAATGCCTATCAAGCTATCCATAATGAATTGAGAGATATATCAGGACAGCCCCCTGAAGGATGTGCAGCATCCAAAATGATTGTCAGCAATCATAGCCCAAGTGATACAGTTCAGAACAAGCAACTCCAAGCCGTACTTCAGTGGGTAGCTGCCTCTGAACTCAATGTCCCTAttttgtacattgctggtggcgACGAAGGAATCCAGGAGAAG